Proteins encoded together in one Nostoc sp. PCC 7524 window:
- the ispF gene encoding 2-C-methyl-D-erythritol 2,4-cyclodiphosphate synthase, whose amino-acid sequence MNIRIGNGYDIHRLVSDRALILGGVHIPHELGLLGHSDADVLTHAIMDAMLGALSLGDIGHYFPPTDPQWAGADSLVLLSQVHQLIRNQSWQIGNIDSVVVAERPKLKPHIKTMRDKIAGVLELQPNQVGIKATTNEKLGPVGREEGICAYAVVLLVATN is encoded by the coding sequence ATGAACATCAGAATTGGTAACGGCTACGATATTCATCGCTTGGTGAGCGATCGCGCTCTGATTTTAGGGGGTGTACACATTCCCCATGAACTAGGTTTGTTGGGACATAGTGATGCGGATGTCCTCACCCACGCCATTATGGACGCTATGCTGGGGGCTTTGTCCTTGGGAGATATTGGCCATTATTTTCCTCCCACTGATCCCCAATGGGCAGGGGCAGATAGTTTAGTTTTATTAAGTCAAGTCCATCAGCTAATTCGCAATCAAAGTTGGCAAATAGGCAATATTGACTCGGTGGTAGTTGCAGAACGTCCTAAGTTGAAGCCCCATATTAAAACAATGCGTGACAAAATAGCAGGTGTTTTAGAACTACAACCAAATCAAGTAGGTATTAAAGCCACTACCAATGAAAAATTAGGCCCTGTGGGACGAGAAGAAGGTATCTGTGCTTATGCTGTAGTCTTGCTGGTAGCTACTAATTAA
- a CDS encoding ABC transporter substrate-binding protein: MQLKNTIFSLSRRFWILIILALFTAVTVAACNPANFKSSAAQTPRLVTSILSDPKTFNYALSSEVPNVFGLIYEGLITENYETGEVEPALAESWEVSDDKLKIVFTLRDALKWSDGKSLTVDDVIFTYNEIYFNEAIPTDIRDVMRIGESRKLPTVRKVDNRRVEFTVPEPFAPFLRSGTGAPILPAHALRESVKTKDAEGKPTFLQKWGVDTPPDQIVGNGAYTIERYDTSERVVFKRNPYYWRKGPKGEQQPYIERIVWQIVESTDTSLLQFRSGGLDSVGVTPDYFSLLKLQEKQGNFKIYNGGPAAGTTFVLFNLNKGKRDGKPLIDPIKSRWFNTLEFRQAVAYAIDRQTMINNIYRGLGQTQNSPISVQSPYYLSPKEGLKVYDYNLDKAKQLLIKAGFKYNDQGQLLDAQGNRVRFTLLTNAGNKIREAMGSQIKQDLSKIGMQVDFTPLAWNTYTDKLANTLDWEASMLGLTGGLEPNDGANVWSPEGGLHMFNQKPQAGQKPIEGWEVAPWEARIGELYIQAAKELDEAKRKEIYAETQRITQENLPFIYLVNPYALSAVRNRFDGIKFSALGGAFWNLHEIKIVQ, from the coding sequence ATGCAGTTGAAAAATACTATTTTCTCCCTATCTAGACGTTTTTGGATACTCATTATTCTGGCTTTATTTACAGCAGTAACAGTTGCAGCGTGCAATCCAGCAAACTTCAAAAGTTCCGCAGCACAAACACCCCGATTAGTAACCAGTATTCTCAGCGATCCTAAAACTTTTAACTATGCTCTAAGTTCAGAAGTTCCCAATGTATTTGGCTTGATTTATGAGGGTTTAATCACCGAAAACTATGAAACTGGTGAAGTCGAGCCAGCGTTAGCAGAGTCTTGGGAAGTTTCTGATGATAAATTGAAAATTGTGTTTACTCTGCGCGATGCTTTGAAGTGGTCTGATGGTAAGTCCCTCACAGTAGATGATGTGATATTTACCTACAATGAGATTTACTTTAATGAAGCCATTCCCACAGATATCCGAGATGTGATGCGGATTGGTGAAAGTCGTAAACTACCAACTGTGAGAAAAGTCGATAACCGTCGAGTGGAGTTTACTGTGCCAGAACCATTTGCACCGTTTTTACGAAGTGGTACAGGTGCGCCAATTTTACCAGCCCATGCTTTGAGGGAATCAGTAAAAACGAAAGATGCTGAGGGCAAGCCAACATTTCTGCAAAAGTGGGGAGTTGATACGCCACCAGATCAAATTGTGGGGAATGGCGCTTATACCATAGAGCGATATGACACAAGCGAACGTGTAGTTTTTAAACGCAATCCTTATTACTGGCGCAAGGGGCCGAAAGGTGAACAACAGCCTTACATTGAACGCATAGTGTGGCAAATTGTGGAATCTACAGATACATCCTTGCTGCAATTTCGTTCAGGTGGTTTAGATAGTGTAGGCGTAACACCGGATTATTTTTCTTTGCTGAAGCTGCAAGAAAAGCAGGGCAATTTCAAAATTTATAATGGTGGACCTGCTGCTGGTACTACTTTTGTCCTCTTCAATTTAAATAAAGGGAAAAGAGACGGTAAACCGCTTATTGATCCTATTAAATCTCGTTGGTTTAATACTTTAGAATTTCGTCAAGCCGTCGCATATGCAATTGACCGTCAAACCATGATTAATAATATCTATCGTGGCTTAGGTCAAACGCAAAATTCACCAATTTCTGTCCAAAGTCCCTATTATCTGTCACCCAAAGAAGGGTTAAAAGTCTACGATTATAATCTTGACAAAGCCAAGCAACTGTTAATAAAAGCTGGATTTAAGTACAATGATCAAGGACAATTATTAGATGCTCAAGGTAATCGAGTTCGTTTTACATTGCTGACCAATGCTGGTAACAAAATCCGTGAGGCCATGGGTTCACAGATTAAACAAGACTTGAGCAAAATCGGGATGCAAGTCGATTTCACCCCCTTAGCATGGAATACTTATACAGATAAGCTAGCTAATACCTTAGATTGGGAAGCTTCGATGCTGGGTTTGACTGGTGGACTAGAACCAAATGATGGGGCAAATGTTTGGTCCCCTGAAGGTGGATTACATATGTTTAATCAAAAACCCCAAGCTGGACAAAAACCGATTGAAGGATGGGAAGTAGCACCTTGGGAAGCGAGAATTGGTGAGTTATACATTCAAGCGGCAAAAGAGTTAGATGAAGCCAAGCGCAAAGAAATTTATGCGGAGACTCAACGCATCACTCAGGAGAACTTACCATTTATTTACTTGGTAAATCCCTATGCTTTGTCGGCAGTACGTAAT